Proteins found in one Pagrus major chromosome 20, Pma_NU_1.0 genomic segment:
- the fam171a2b gene encoding protein FAM171A2 has product MPADYICRLLLLGSVCAVWEALAKSLPDQGAVEVQIKVQVFDNSDLSPLAGAQVEVHGNQTVLASNRAGSDGVLRVSFLYRTGTWVIITASKQDYVTNSVPWHSSRIPLYASVSLYLLVQRPGTLILYDDVLQVLSGSPGARNQPLVQLQRKSLQLPSNSNYTALSAALTTARTQYEIGGFPFLLGQETNSSGAETGWTDLTALAVVSIQLFDKDGTTIQVSDPIHISVPLPSDTRNRMATSVPAWLYQPKTGLWVRNGTGYIKKDGPQFVWNVVVPQMGYWLAAFPSSSGLGLSHPGLRDITTYHTLFLLSILGSLALLVLILLCVLLYYCRRKCLKPRRQQGKPHAANLNGAKRDQGTSTSRLNLICGGHVESGTSNDKSEMSPSRDYQSSREDLTKHVPAHMLRHAKGKNASGPQRGESFPMKVTRATETNNLDNPLLHEDYNRSYSPMEGKETEYHRHHNANDNRGYSSDPPSPPRFQGYVPSQSDKPPEYSAAAADSLARPTSLNTQPGQIIFCSSIDQMKENMYRSMVPTLVIPAHYMRLPSEFSGKDGKDGKDQDKDGAQMAGGQQHHHHHLQKQGQQQGGSQGDDSEEPSWASDSSGGPVTIPVLFNDSTMAQMNGELQALTEKKLLELGVKQHPRAWFISLDGRANAHVRHSYIDVANDLSGGGGGTFLSVSSSSARDVNLEPPLEAQERKAAMNRKGKDDRWGTGGRKGHGVSGGGKSYSKLAYPDHSEPSSSEGRPVSPEENSLTPLLDEGPSSRGSTIPRRGRSRVNSSRSSNSENRRDSMTSPEDDPDDKDENKKSPWQKIEDRPLMVFHPRK; this is encoded by the exons ATGCCAGCCGACTACATCTGTCGTTTGCTGCTGCTCGGGTCGGTCTGCGCGGTTTGGGAGGCGCTGGCCAAATCTCTTCCAGATCAGGGAGCAGTGG AGGTGCAAATCAAAGTCCAGGTGTTCGACAACAGCGACCTGTCTCCGTTGGCCGGCGCTCAGGTGGAAGTCCACGGCAATCAGACCGTGTTGGCGTCGAACCGGGCCGGCAGCGATGGCGTCCTGAGGGTCAGCTTCCTGTACCGCACGGGAACATGGGTCATCATCACGGCCTCCAAACAAGACTACGTCACCAACTCCGTGCCCTGGCACTCGAGTCGCATCCCCT tgtacGCGTCAGTGAGCCTGTACCTCCTGGTTCAGAGGCCAGGAACTCTCATCCTGTACGATGACGTCCTGCAGGTGCTGTCTGGGTCTCCAG gagctCGTAATCAGCCGCTGGTGCAGCTCCAGAGGAAGTCCCTCCAGCTGCCGTCCAACTCCAACTACACGGCGCTGTCCGCCGCGCTGACCACAGCCAGGACTCAGTACGAGATCGGAGGGTTCCCGTTCCTCCTGGGCCAAGAGACCAACAGCTCAG GTGCAGAAACAGGGTGGACAGACCTGACAGCTCTGGCCGTGGTCAGCATTCAGCTCTTTGACAAAGATGGCACCACGATCCAGGTCTCAGATCCGATCCACATCTCTGTGCCGCTGCCGTCCGACACCCGAAACAGGATGGCCACGAGTGTTCCTGCTTGGCTGTATCAGCCTAAGACGG GACTGTGGGTGAGGAACGGGACGGGCTACATCAAGAAGGACGGCCCTCAGTTTGTGTGGAACGTGGTGGTTCCTCAGATGGGATACTGGTTGGCTGCCTTCCCGTCATCTTCAG GATTGGGTCTGTCTCATCCCGGCTTGAGGGACATCACCACCTACCACACCCTGTTCCTGCTCTCCATCCTGGGCTCGCTGGCCCTGCTGGTGCTCATCCTGCTCTGTGTGCTGCTCTACTACTGCAG GCGGAAGTGTTTAAAGCCTCGTCGACAGCAAGGGAAACCCCACGCGGCCAATCTAAACGGAGCCAAGAGAGACCAGGGTACATCCACGTCACGCCTGAATCTGATCTGTGGCGGCCATGTTGAGTCCGGCACCTCCAACGACAAATCTGAGATGTCCCCGTCTCGAGACTACCAGAGCTCAAGAGAGGACTTAACCAAGCACGTTCCGGCTCACATGCTGCGACACGCGAAGGGAAAAAATGCGTCAGGTCCTCAGCGAGGTGAAAGCTTCCCCATGAAGGTGACACGAGCCACCGAGACCAACAACCTGGACAACCCTCTGCTGCATGAAGACTACAACCGGAGCTACAGCCCCATGGAGGGAAAGGAGACTGAGTATCACCGACACCACAACGCCAACGACAATCGAGGATACTCCTCCGATCCCCCATCACCACCTCGCTTCCAAGGATACGTGCCAAGCCAGTCGGACAAACCGCCCGAAtattcagctgcagctgcagacagcCTCGCCAGACCCACGTCCCTCAACACCCAGCCGGGTCAGATCATCTTCTGCAGCTCCATCGACCAGATGAAGGAGAACATGTACCGCAGCATGGTGCCAACCCTCGTCATCCCAGCCCACTACATGCGCCTGCCCTCTGAGTTTTCTGGTAAAGACGGAAAGGACGGGAAGGATCAAGACAAAGATGGTGCACAGATGGCAGGAGGCCAGCagcatcaccaccaccaccttcagAAACAAGGCCAGCAGCAGGGTGGATCCCAAGGTGACGACTCCGAGGAGCCGAGCTGGGCGTCTGACTCTTCCGGCGGACCGGTGACCATCCCGGTGCTCTTCAACGACTCCACCATGGCTCAGATGAATGGCGAGCTTCAGGCACTGACGgaaaagaagctgctggagctgggGGTCAAACAGCACCCGAGGGCGTGGTTCATCTCTCTGGATGGACGCGCCAACGCCCATGTGCGCCACTCTTACATAGATGTTGCGAATGATCTCAGTGGCGGCGGTGGCGGCACTTTCTTAAGTGTTTCCAGCAGCTCCGCCCGAGACGTCAACCTGGAACCACCTCTGGAGGCTCAAGAACGCAAGGCAGCGATGAACAGGAAGGGAAAGGACGACCGCTGGGGGACCGGAGGACGGAAGGGCCACGGCGTTAGCGGCGGTGGGAAGAGTTACTCCAAGCTGGCATACCCCGACCACAGCGAGCCGAGCAGCAGCGAGGGACGCCCGGTCTCCCCCGAGGAGAACTCCCTCACCCCTCTCCTCGACGAAGGTCCATCTTCCCGAGGGTCCACCATCCCCAGGAGAGGACGCAGCCGAGTGaacagcagccgcagcagcaacAGCGAGAACCGCCGCGACTCCATGACGAGCCCCGAGGACGATCCCGACGACAAAGACGAGAACAAGAAGAGCCCCTGGCAGAAGATCGAAGACAGACCACTGATGGTCTTCCACCCCAGGAAGTGA